The Microbacterium sp. LKL04 sequence CTGGCGTTTCACGGTCGCCCTCGCGGGCACTCTCGCCGTCCTCGTCCTCTACGCGATCGCGTGGCAGCTGAGCCGCTCGATCGTCTTCAGCACGGTCGCCTCGGGACTCATGGCGATCGACGGGCTCGCGATCGTCATGAGCCGGGTCTCGATCCTCGACATCCTGCTCACCCTCTTCGTCCTGCTCATGGTCTGGTTCGTGCTGCTGGACCGCCGTGCCCACCTCGACCGTCTGGCCCGCACGATGCAGCGACGGGATGCCGCGCGCCGGGCGCCGTGGTGGGGGCCGGTGCTCTGGTGGCGTCCGTGGCTGCTCGCGGCGGGAATCGCCGGCGGCGCCGCGTGCGGCGTCAAGTGGTCGGGCGCGTGGGTCCTCGGTGCGCTGGGGATCTACGCGGTCATCAGCGACGCCCTGGCCCGGCGGCGGCTCGGCGTCTTCTTCTGGCCGATGGATGCCGTCCGCCAGGGCGCGGCGACCTTCCTCGTGTTCGTTCCCGTCGCGGTCGTCGTGTACCTGTCGACCTGGATCGGCTGGCTGTCGAGCGACGGCGGCTACGGCAGGCACGCGGTCGACGCCACCCCTGCACAGGGGTTCTGGTCGTGGGTGCCCCTCCCCCTGCAGAACCTGTGGCACTACCACGAGACGATCTACACGGCGACGGCGCAGATCACCTCCTCGCACCCCTACGCGAGTCCCGCCTGGCAGTGGCCTCTCCTGCTGCGCCCGACATCGATGTACGTGGGCAACACGGCGAACGGCGTCGACGGGTGCGTGAGTGCGCGCGGCTGCATCGAGATCCTGTACTCGATGCCGAACCCGATCCTGTGGTGGCTCGGGGTCCTGGCCGTCCTGTGGCTCGCCGTGCACGGCGTCCGCACCCGCGACTGGCGTGCGGGGATCGTGCTCGTCGGTGTCGGGTCGACCTACGTGCCGTGGCTGTTCTACCCGGAGCGGACGATCTTCCAGTTCTATACGGTGCTGATCCTCCCCTTCCTGCTGCTGGCCGTCGCCTTCGCGCTCCGCACGCTCTGGGGGTCGGGGCGCCACGCGGCGGGGTCGCGGCTCGCGGGCCGGCGGATCGTGCTCGCAACGGCGGCGATCGTCCTCGCCGTCTCGGTGTTCTGGTATCCGCTGTGGGCAGCGATCAGCGTGCCGATGGAGTTCTACTGGATGCACAACTGGCTTCGCGGATGGGTGTGAGTGTCACCCATCAGTAGGCTGTGACCGTGTTCCGTTACCCCACCCCGACGCTCGCCGCCGAGGCGGGGTACGCCATCGCCGGTGATCGCTTCGCCATCCTGCTCGGTGCGGGCGTCACGGAGGGCGTGATCGCACGGTTGTGGAACGCCGCGGTGGCAGAGACCGCCGTCCTCGAGGACGTCCTCAGCGTGCTCGTCGCCGGTGGCATCCACGACCTTCCAGACTTCGCCGTGGCCGAGTTCCCCGACGACGATGCGCAGCCCGTCCGCGTTGCCGTGCGCGGTGCCGCGATCGTCGAGACCTCCGACCGAACGCGCGTGTCGGGAGCCGACGCGCGGACGTGGATCGAGACGGCGCTCGCGGGGGCCGTCGGCATCCGTCTCGCCCTCGAGACCGGGCCCGCCGGCGGCGACCTGTTGCCTCTCGGCCTCGGTGTCACGCGCGCCCACGAACTGTCATGGGGCCGCCCTTTCCCCGCCGGCCGCGAACCGGATGCCGACGTCACGCCCGCCGCCGCGGGCGAGGTTCCCCCGGGGACCCTCGCGCCCGTGACGGTCGCGGTCCCCACGATCGCCCCTGCGGCCCCGGCTCCGCCCGCGCCGGCGCCGGTGGCCCGCGATGAGGAGATCGACGTCCTCCAGACCATCTCGGTCGACCGGAGCCTCTTCGCGCGGCTCTTCGAGGATGAGGACGACCTCGAGCTCCCCGACTTCCTGCGCGACGACGCGCGCGGCGGAGATCTTCCCGACGAGCGCACGCGGTTCGGCTCGCGCCGCGGCTCGCGTCCGGCCGCACCCGCGACGGCCTACGGACTCCGACTTCCGGGCGGCCGGACGGTCCCGCTCGACAGGCCCGTCGTCCTCGGTCGCGGGCCGCGCGCGGGCGAGCACCCCGACGCCCGCATCGAGCGGGTGTCCTCGCCGCACAAGGAGATCTCCGGGACGCACCTCGAGGCGATCCTCGACGGGGCGACCCTGGTGGTCCGCGACCTGGACTCCACGAACGGCACGATCGTGCGCCCGCCCACCGGTGCGGCTGCACTCCTGCGCGGAGGTGCGGCCTCCCGCGTGCCGGTCGGAACGGAGCTGGACCTCGGCGACGGTGTCACCGCCGTGTTCGACGCGCTCGAACCCTCGACGGCGGGATGATCGAGCGCGTGTCCAGCAGGCTCCCCTCTTCGCCGCCCGGGCTGTCCGGGTTCACGTACGTCCGTCCGCTGGGCGCGGGTGGCTTCGCCGACGTGTTCCTCTTCGAGCAGAACCTCCCTCGGCGCCCCGTCGCGGTGAAGGTGCTGCTGGAGGACGTGGTCGACGAGAACGTGCTGCGGATGTTCAACGCCGAGGCCGATGTGATGGCCCGCCTGAGCGCCCATCCGTCGATCCTCACGATCCACGAAGCGTCGGTGTCGGCCGACGGGCGGCCGTACCTCGTCATGGAGTACTGCCCCACCTCGCTCACGCACCGTTACCGCCGCGAGGAGATCCCCGTCGCGGAGGTCCTGCAACTGGGCGTCAAGATCGGCTCCGCGCTCGAGACGGCGCACCGAGCGGGACTCCTGCACCGCGACATCAAGCCGTCGAACATCCTGATCACGGCGTTCGGATCGCCCGTCCTGTCCGATTTCGGGATCGCTGCCGCCGTCGAAGCCCGCCCCGACACGGAGGAGGTCTTCGCGATGTCGGTGCCGTGGTCCGCACCCGAGGTCGTCGACGAGCGCGTCTCCGGATCGATCGCCGCCGAGGTCTGGAGCCTCGGCGCCACCGTCTACTCTCTGCTGGCAGGCCGCAGCCCCTTCGAGCGTCCCGGCAGGGGCCAGAACACCCGCGACCAGCTGAAGGCCCGCATC is a genomic window containing:
- a CDS encoding dolichyl-phosphate-mannose--protein mannosyltransferase, whose protein sequence is MSSTAEPLLPPLPVRPRLDVRADALLRRVNTLPAASWIAPLIVTILAGILRFWNLGHPHAIVFDETYYVKDAWSQWNLGYAATWPDGADQRFADGETGIYGTEPSFAVHPPLGKFLIGAGMALFGPTSSFGWRFTVALAGTLAVLVLYAIAWQLSRSIVFSTVASGLMAIDGLAIVMSRVSILDILLTLFVLLMVWFVLLDRRAHLDRLARTMQRRDAARRAPWWGPVLWWRPWLLAAGIAGGAACGVKWSGAWVLGALGIYAVISDALARRRLGVFFWPMDAVRQGAATFLVFVPVAVVVYLSTWIGWLSSDGGYGRHAVDATPAQGFWSWVPLPLQNLWHYHETIYTATAQITSSHPYASPAWQWPLLLRPTSMYVGNTANGVDGCVSARGCIEILYSMPNPILWWLGVLAVLWLAVHGVRTRDWRAGIVLVGVGSTYVPWLFYPERTIFQFYTVLILPFLLLAVAFALRTLWGSGRHAAGSRLAGRRIVLATAAIVLAVSVFWYPLWAAISVPMEFYWMHNWLRGWV
- a CDS encoding FHA domain-containing protein yields the protein MFRYPTPTLAAEAGYAIAGDRFAILLGAGVTEGVIARLWNAAVAETAVLEDVLSVLVAGGIHDLPDFAVAEFPDDDAQPVRVAVRGAAIVETSDRTRVSGADARTWIETALAGAVGIRLALETGPAGGDLLPLGLGVTRAHELSWGRPFPAGREPDADVTPAAAGEVPPGTLAPVTVAVPTIAPAAPAPPAPAPVARDEEIDVLQTISVDRSLFARLFEDEDDLELPDFLRDDARGGDLPDERTRFGSRRGSRPAAPATAYGLRLPGGRTVPLDRPVVLGRGPRAGEHPDARIERVSSPHKEISGTHLEAILDGATLVVRDLDSTNGTIVRPPTGAAALLRGGAASRVPVGTELDLGDGVTAVFDALEPSTAG
- a CDS encoding serine/threonine-protein kinase, encoding MIERVSSRLPSSPPGLSGFTYVRPLGAGGFADVFLFEQNLPRRPVAVKVLLEDVVDENVLRMFNAEADVMARLSAHPSILTIHEASVSADGRPYLVMEYCPTSLTHRYRREEIPVAEVLQLGVKIGSALETAHRAGLLHRDIKPSNILITAFGSPVLSDFGIAAAVEARPDTEEVFAMSVPWSAPEVVDERVSGSIAAEVWSLGATVYSLLAGRSPFERPGRGQNTRDQLKARIRKAVYTPIGRPDVPGELDAVLARALNRDPAARHPSAAAFAHDLQLIQHRMGLPHTPLEVAVDEWASAGATVDFADDQPRGPVRPAVEYASSRPERRRSTPARRPDEGTILAGAEPASRMRRGTVIALIVGAGVLVAAATAATTFVLLGGAG